The Acidobacteriota bacterium genome has a window encoding:
- a CDS encoding PBP1A family penicillin-binding protein: protein MFRSRKKKSARKKTRVKARWWYWPWFHSTWSKVLLTLGIFAFVAVSFVLIDTYQQFSRQIDRKISGEIFLNTAKVYTAPLEIYPGQPIGLAQIEGYLEAAGYSPNQPEEGAQGHFAASGDGLQIYPGEHAYGGSAGAVRIEFDQDGIENIVSLSDRSLLEFYDLEPRLITHLFDKSREKRRLIEYWEIPQVLRDAVLAIEDRRFFSHYGFDPIALVSVALGGFERGASTITQQLVRSSSFWLTRERRVIRKAKEIYMSTILETRLSKEEIFTLYSNDIYLGQSGSFSINGFGEAATAYFNKDIKDLDLPEAALLAGLIQSPNRYSPTRRPERAMRRRNVVLMAMLETGSITPEQYQAAIKAPLEVAPHSVDQNDAPYFVDMLKDRLLQTYSDDELLTKRFKVYTTLDADLQSIAYKVVRDGAELADQTRAHRQRRGPRARWDPASHPKYEIPPDERVQVCLIALDAVTGEIRALVGGRDYGTSQLNRVTYAKRQPGSIFKPFVFAAAINSAIKHTEPLVTPSTMVEDIKTVFNFNEEPYEPNNYGEKFFGPVTLRRALTKSLNVATIKFAEMIGWQKVVDLAISAGMNDRILATPAAALGSYEVTPLEMAEAFTIFANQGIRVEPRIIRDVVNGDGETIFSSEISSEEVIDPSVAYLMTNLMEGVINRGTGIRARLMGFRKPAAGKTGTSHDGWFAGYTSGLLCIVWVGFDDNRELMLEGSTSALPIWTDFMKQATELEPWLAEDEFQPPEEGMVRVHIDEETGLLATPDCQSVIYEHYIAGSEPTQRCSHSAHEWLYDQRQLSNEAGATQDEEEQPAQPPSKKTNRFKRIFSKIF, encoded by the coding sequence ATGTTCCGCTCCAGGAAGAAGAAATCCGCGAGAAAGAAGACCCGGGTAAAGGCCAGGTGGTGGTACTGGCCCTGGTTTCATTCGACCTGGTCCAAGGTGTTGCTGACCCTGGGGATTTTCGCTTTCGTCGCGGTCAGCTTTGTCCTCATCGACACCTACCAGCAGTTCTCCCGGCAAATTGACCGCAAGATTTCCGGGGAGATTTTTCTCAATACGGCCAAGGTCTATACCGCTCCACTGGAGATCTATCCCGGCCAACCCATAGGCCTGGCCCAGATCGAGGGCTACCTGGAGGCTGCAGGGTACAGCCCGAACCAACCCGAGGAGGGTGCCCAGGGGCACTTCGCTGCAAGCGGAGACGGACTGCAAATCTATCCGGGAGAACATGCCTACGGAGGGAGCGCCGGGGCGGTCCGGATCGAGTTCGACCAAGACGGCATCGAAAATATTGTCTCCCTGTCCGACCGGAGCCTGCTCGAATTCTACGATCTGGAACCCCGGCTGATCACCCACCTGTTCGACAAGAGTCGTGAAAAGCGCCGCCTGATCGAGTACTGGGAAATCCCTCAGGTGCTCAGGGACGCCGTGCTGGCGATCGAGGACCGCCGGTTCTTCTCACATTACGGTTTCGATCCCATCGCCCTGGTCAGCGTGGCTCTGGGGGGATTTGAACGGGGAGCCAGCACCATCACCCAGCAACTGGTGCGATCTTCCAGCTTCTGGTTGACACGGGAGAGACGGGTGATCCGCAAGGCCAAAGAGATTTACATGTCCACCATCCTGGAGACACGGCTGTCCAAGGAGGAAATCTTCACCCTCTACTCCAACGACATCTACCTGGGACAGAGCGGTTCTTTCAGTATCAACGGATTCGGTGAAGCCGCCACCGCCTACTTCAACAAGGACATCAAGGACCTCGACCTGCCGGAAGCCGCCCTGCTGGCGGGACTGATTCAGTCTCCGAACCGCTACAGCCCCACCAGGCGTCCGGAAAGAGCCATGCGTCGCCGAAACGTGGTGTTGATGGCAATGCTGGAAACCGGCAGCATCACGCCGGAACAGTATCAGGCAGCCATCAAGGCGCCCTTGGAGGTCGCTCCCCACAGCGTGGATCAGAACGACGCCCCCTACTTTGTGGACATGCTCAAGGACCGCTTGCTGCAGACCTACTCCGACGATGAACTGCTCACCAAGCGCTTCAAGGTCTACACCACCCTGGACGCCGACCTGCAATCCATTGCCTACAAGGTCGTGCGGGACGGCGCCGAGCTGGCGGATCAGACCCGGGCCCATCGGCAACGGCGTGGTCCCAGGGCCAGATGGGATCCGGCCTCCCACCCAAAGTATGAAATCCCTCCCGATGAGCGGGTGCAGGTCTGCCTGATTGCCCTGGATGCCGTCACCGGAGAGATTCGAGCCCTGGTGGGCGGCCGGGATTACGGGACCAGCCAGTTGAATCGGGTGACCTACGCCAAGCGACAACCCGGCTCCATCTTCAAGCCCTTCGTCTTCGCTGCCGCCATCAACTCGGCCATCAAACACACCGAACCCCTGGTCACGCCCTCGACCATGGTGGAAGACATCAAGACGGTCTTCAATTTCAACGAGGAACCCTACGAGCCCAACAATTACGGGGAAAAATTCTTCGGGCCGGTGACCCTGCGACGGGCGCTCACCAAGTCACTCAACGTGGCCACCATAAAATTCGCCGAAATGATCGGTTGGCAGAAGGTGGTCGATCTGGCGATATCCGCCGGCATGAACGACCGCATTCTGGCCACTCCGGCAGCCGCCCTGGGTTCCTACGAGGTCACTCCCCTGGAGATGGCGGAGGCCTTCACCATCTTCGCCAATCAGGGTATTCGGGTGGAGCCTCGGATCATTCGCGACGTGGTCAATGGTGACGGCGAAACCATCTTCAGCTCGGAGATCTCGTCCGAAGAGGTTATCGACCCGAGCGTGGCCTACCTGATGACCAACCTGATGGAAGGGGTGATCAATCGGGGCACCGGCATTCGGGCTCGGCTGATGGGTTTTCGGAAGCCGGCGGCGGGCAAGACCGGGACCTCCCATGACGGCTGGTTCGCCGGCTACACCAGCGGGCTGCTCTGCATTGTCTGGGTAGGGTTTGACGACAATCGGGAACTGATGCTGGAGGGGTCCACTTCGGCCCTGCCCATCTGGACGGACTTCATGAAGCAGGCCACCGAACTTGAACCCTGGCTGGCCGAGGATGAATTCCAGCCCCCGGAGGAAGGCATGGTTCGGGTCCACATCGACGAAGAGACCGGCCTACTGGCCACGCCCGATTGTCAGAGCGTCATTTACGAGCACTACATTGCCGGCAGCGAGCCGACCCAGCGCTGCAGCCATTCCGCTCACGAGTGGCTTTACGACCAGCGCCAACTGAGCAACGAGGCCGGAGCCACCCAGGACGAAGAGGAACAGCCTGCACAGCCCCCCTCCAAGAAGACCAACCGCTTCAAGCGAATTTTCTCAAAGATTTTCTAA
- the lhgO gene encoding L-2-hydroxyglutarate oxidase, translating into MKQAEVIIVGGGIVGLATAYDLTRRFPGKRVLVLEKEAAVARHQTGRNSGVLHSGVYYQPGSLKARNCLDGKRILQEFCDRQGVPYALCGKVIVAVKEEELPRLEAIYRNGQANGVRCTLVGPERLNDLEPAVRGIRAIHVPDAGIIDYTQVCEALVRCLLESGGAVVTNSRVSAIDSNASKVRVRTSQGETFEAGYVVNCTGLQSDRVARLSGTRPEARIVPFRGEYYELKPEAHHLCRGLIYPVPDPSFPFLGVHFTRMISGGVECGPNAVLAFAREGYRITDVNLRDLFESVTYPGFLRMARKYWRVGVEEMWRSISKKAFVKALQRLVPEIATGDLNPAPAGIRAQALSPQGSLVYDFDIRETQRVLNVCNAPSPAATACLNIGRLVVDRLARRF; encoded by the coding sequence ATGAAACAGGCGGAGGTCATCATTGTAGGAGGCGGCATTGTGGGCTTGGCCACCGCCTACGATCTTACCCGGCGATTCCCCGGGAAGCGGGTTCTGGTCCTGGAGAAGGAAGCGGCGGTGGCCCGGCACCAGACCGGACGCAATTCCGGGGTGCTACACTCGGGCGTCTACTACCAGCCGGGCTCCCTCAAGGCCCGCAACTGCCTGGACGGCAAGCGCATTCTGCAGGAATTCTGCGACCGGCAGGGCGTTCCCTATGCTCTTTGCGGGAAGGTCATCGTGGCCGTCAAGGAGGAGGAACTTCCCCGTCTGGAGGCCATTTATCGCAATGGGCAGGCCAACGGAGTGCGCTGCACCCTGGTGGGACCGGAGCGGCTCAACGACTTGGAGCCGGCCGTTCGAGGCATCCGGGCCATTCACGTCCCCGATGCCGGCATTATCGACTACACCCAGGTGTGCGAGGCGCTGGTTCGATGCCTGCTGGAAAGCGGAGGGGCGGTCGTCACCAATAGCCGGGTGAGCGCCATCGACTCCAATGCATCCAAGGTGCGGGTGCGGACGTCTCAGGGCGAGACCTTCGAGGCCGGCTACGTGGTGAATTGCACCGGGTTGCAGTCCGACCGGGTGGCCAGGCTCAGCGGGACTCGTCCCGAAGCCAGGATCGTGCCCTTTCGCGGAGAATACTATGAGCTCAAGCCGGAAGCGCACCATCTGTGCCGGGGCCTGATCTATCCCGTGCCCGATCCCAGTTTCCCCTTCCTGGGAGTCCACTTCACCCGAATGATTTCCGGAGGAGTGGAGTGCGGACCCAACGCCGTGCTGGCCTTCGCTCGGGAGGGCTACCGAATTACTGACGTGAACCTGCGGGATTTGTTCGAATCGGTGACCTATCCGGGGTTTCTGAGGATGGCGCGGAAATACTGGCGGGTGGGTGTGGAGGAGATGTGGCGCTCCATCAGCAAGAAAGCCTTCGTGAAAGCCCTGCAGCGGCTGGTGCCGGAGATCGCCACCGGCGACCTGAACCCGGCGCCGGCGGGAATCCGGGCGCAGGCACTCAGCCCCCAGGGAAGCCTGGTGTATGACTTCGATATCCGGGAAACCCAGCGGGTTCTGAACGTGTGCAACGCTCCTTCACCAGCAGCCACTGCCTGCTTGAACATCGGCCGGCTGGTGGTGGACCGGTTGGCCCGGCGCTTTTAG
- a CDS encoding aspartate aminotransferase family protein codes for MSPTLIAGNDVRHLLLDLQQMKVFSANPLIIREARGVYLTDVDGKRYIDGVSGIYVVNIGHGNEHVIEAIRKQQERVSFVAPLHAVSDTTVRFAKKLTEITPAGLDTVKLVSGGSEATESALKFARQYHRQSGSPAKYKVIANYLGYHGGTMGAMSASGLGGPRKAVFGPFLTGFVHIPPPACFPGPFDLAGASGTHPGAAMLEYTIRHEGPESVAAFILEPISNTGGIVVPPPEYFQGVREVCSRYGVLLIYDEIITGMGRTGNWFAAQTFGVAPDILCVGKGLASGYAPLAAMIVRDELHYSAFWGEESQNISFAHGHTFGGNPIATAAGLAVIDVIEKEDLIPKGASVGRHIRKRLREEIGALGILGEVRGRGALSCVEFVENMDTGKPFADDRRFGKQVEKRLIKHGLILRCDPHWIGLAPPLTMTVEQADEMLEVFVKAVAEELREGR; via the coding sequence ATGTCTCCTACCCTTATTGCCGGTAATGACGTCCGACACCTGCTGCTGGATCTGCAGCAGATGAAGGTCTTTTCCGCCAATCCGTTGATCATCCGGGAAGCCCGGGGGGTGTACCTGACGGATGTGGACGGCAAGCGCTATATCGACGGTGTGTCCGGGATCTACGTGGTCAACATCGGTCACGGAAACGAGCACGTCATCGAGGCCATCCGCAAGCAGCAGGAAAGGGTCAGCTTCGTGGCGCCGCTGCATGCCGTATCGGACACCACCGTTCGCTTCGCCAAGAAACTGACCGAAATCACCCCGGCAGGTCTCGACACCGTCAAGCTGGTCAGCGGGGGATCGGAGGCCACCGAGTCGGCACTCAAGTTTGCCCGCCAATACCACCGCCAGAGCGGTAGTCCGGCCAAGTACAAGGTGATTGCCAACTATCTGGGTTACCACGGGGGGACCATGGGGGCCATGTCGGCCTCCGGGCTGGGGGGACCGCGCAAGGCGGTGTTCGGACCCTTTCTCACCGGCTTCGTGCATATTCCGCCGCCGGCCTGTTTTCCCGGACCGTTCGATCTGGCCGGAGCCAGCGGCACCCATCCCGGCGCCGCCATGCTGGAGTATACGATCCGTCACGAAGGTCCCGAATCGGTGGCGGCATTCATCCTGGAGCCCATCAGCAATACCGGAGGCATTGTCGTTCCTCCACCGGAATACTTTCAGGGAGTGCGCGAGGTCTGTTCCCGATACGGCGTGCTGCTGATCTATGACGAAATCATCACGGGCATGGGCCGGACCGGAAACTGGTTTGCCGCGCAAACCTTCGGGGTCGCCCCCGATATTCTGTGCGTCGGCAAGGGACTCGCCAGCGGGTACGCACCCCTGGCTGCCATGATCGTCAGGGACGAGTTGCACTATTCCGCCTTCTGGGGCGAGGAGAGCCAGAACATCAGCTTCGCCCACGGGCACACCTTCGGGGGCAACCCCATTGCCACGGCCGCGGGCCTGGCGGTTATCGACGTGATCGAGAAGGAGGACTTGATTCCCAAGGGAGCATCGGTGGGCCGCCACATCCGCAAGAGGCTCCGGGAGGAAATCGGGGCGCTGGGGATTCTGGGTGAGGTCCGCGGCAGGGGCGCGCTCAGTTGCGTGGAATTTGTGGAGAACATGGACACCGGCAAGCCCTTTGCCGACGACCGGCGCTTCGGCAAGCAGGTCGAGAAGCGATTGATCAAGCACGGATTGATCCTGCGCTGCGACCCTCACTGGATCGGGCTGGCCCCACCGTTGACCATGACGGTGGAGCAGGCCGACGAAATGCTCGAGGTGTTCGTGAAAGCGGTCGCCGAGGAGTTGAGGGAGGGGCGCTGA
- a CDS encoding gluconate 2-dehydrogenase subunit 3 family protein: MSSDPLKPEIRCPLTRRQMLERIALALTASGAAPFEFAWGEHVHGTAREEREKTGAYKPKLFKPHEYRTIQQLAELIIPADEHSGSALEAGAPEFIDLLCSQNPELADIYTGGLLWLDAQMRQQHGASFLESTAEQQTSLLDRLVEEGDPEKVEGARATRYGASEDYQGFSDYRIHPVSDLAPGVRFFEWLRKMIVDAFYTSPIGIQDVGYQGNIAVSKYEVPEAIIQEALRRSPFGGA, translated from the coding sequence ATGTCTAGCGACCCCCTGAAACCGGAGATCCGGTGCCCTCTGACCCGGCGCCAGATGCTGGAGAGGATCGCCTTGGCCCTGACGGCCAGCGGGGCCGCTCCCTTCGAGTTTGCCTGGGGGGAGCACGTCCATGGAACGGCTCGGGAAGAAAGGGAAAAGACCGGGGCCTACAAGCCCAAGTTGTTCAAACCCCACGAATATCGGACCATTCAGCAACTGGCCGAACTGATCATTCCGGCCGACGAGCATTCGGGAAGCGCCCTCGAGGCCGGCGCTCCCGAGTTCATCGACCTGCTCTGCAGCCAGAATCCGGAGTTGGCGGACATCTACACCGGAGGGCTGCTCTGGCTGGACGCGCAGATGCGCCAGCAACACGGCGCCTCCTTCCTGGAATCCACCGCGGAGCAGCAGACCTCCCTGCTGGATCGCCTGGTCGAGGAGGGAGATCCGGAGAAGGTGGAGGGAGCCCGGGCCACCCGATACGGGGCCTCCGAGGACTACCAGGGGTTCAGCGACTACCGTATCCATCCCGTCTCGGATCTTGCACCTGGAGTCCGGTTCTTCGAATGGTTGCGCAAAATGATCGTCGACGCCTTCTACACCAGCCCCATCGGCATCCAGGATGTGGGCTACCAGGGAAACATAGCCGTCAGCAAATACGAAGTGCCTGAAGCCATCATCCAGGAGGCACTGCGCCGGAGCCCGTTCGGCGGCGCATGA